Genomic window (Rosa chinensis cultivar Old Blush chromosome 6, RchiOBHm-V2, whole genome shotgun sequence):
TTACACTAATATCATTCTCAAACATGATGGATGGATTTACTATTGATCATTATAGTTATAACTTCAACTTATTTGTTAGCAATATCATATGTAACTTTTAGTGATAATATAGGAGAAttaagtaaaaagaaaagatttttccaaaagaaaaagaagagagatctTATCAGAACCGAGCCAAAACCGGGTTTATCCAGAACCGAACCGGAATGAGCTTATATAACCTCTACAACATGACTTGAGGCAGAAGAAGAGTTTTGACGGTTAGAGATATGGCCACAAACAGCAGAGAAGCCCGAAGGAGGAGGATCCTGGAGAGAGGGTCCGACCGCCTAGCTCTAATCACGGGTCGGATCCAAACACTAccatcttcctcttcatcacCCGACCCACAAACCCAGTTTGAAGATACAACAACAAACCCATCTTCTCCGCCGCCAACTTCCGATGTTCAGGACCAAATCGCCGGTACCCTCTTAACCTGTTTGGCTCTTCATCTTCAAAGTTTTAATCTTTCTGTTATTCTTGTTAATGGTGTAGTTGGTTTGTGCAGAGTTGCCTTCTGAGATTGAAGAAAACGAGTCTGATTCAACATTGCCAAGAAGCCAATCTGATACAAACACTGAAGCCTTGAGGGCCATTGATACCCAAGTCCAGCAACTCCTCTCCTCATTAACAGCTCAAAatgcaccaccaccaccgtctCAAAATCAAAGGCGGCCGCTTTTTACTGCCAGTGGAGTGAGTAGTGCCATTGCAGAAACAGAAAGAACCCGCCTTTTGTTTTCGGTAGCAGTAGCAATGTTGGTGGTTTTAGTTCATCTGGGTTTTCCTTTGATGGGGACTAGTAACATAGTGAAGACCCTGTTGGGTTTTCGGCCGTTGTACTTGGTTTTGCTGACCAATGTGACATTTGTGCTGGCAAGGATTCTTGGTAAGCAGAGAGCCTCTGAAAGGCCTGGAGAGATTAGAACTTCGGCAGAAGGAATTGAGTGGGTTGCGCAGTTAGGGAGGGCTGTAGAGATAGGCTTGGTAGCGCAGAAGGTACTTGATGCTCTGTTTATGGATTGTGCTGTGTATGCAATAATAGTTGTATGTGGTCTCTCTTCTGCGTAGCAATTTCTCTAGGAAACTGtatgtttttctttcttgtttccgCTCATATCAGTGAATCTTGTTGAAATTGGAAGCGAATTTCAAATCTTTTTATTGTTGATGAGATCATTGCTCCCCTGGTTTGTATTGGTTTGTTGTGTATACTTGCTGACTACCGCAAATCCCCTGTTCTTGTTACCCACGAAAGAAAACCGACAGCATATTGGCCAAGATATAACATTTCGGCTAGATTATACCTTGATTTTAGCACAAAATTCAGCAGCAATCCTCTGACACAGCTTCAATGTTATCATCTGGTATGCTTTGGTGTGAAACCAGCAGCTCTAGCATGGAAAATATGTCCTTTGCAAATGGTTTTGTATCATCCCCTGATACGAATTCTAAAACTGCATTGTTAACCTCGATCAAACTGCAACCTGGGGTTTTCTTCATGCTTTTGCTTCTTATGAGTTTCCTCATCCTCGACACATCCTCCCACCTCCCCAGGTCTGCATATATATTGGAAAGTAGTACATAGTTTCCTGCATCATCTGGTTCAAGCTCTTGAAGTTGCTCCATTGCAACTAGAGCAATCTCAAGATTGCAATACGTCCTGCAAGAGCTTAACAAGGAGCCCCAAATCTTTGAGTCTGGCTTCATTGGCATCTGCTTTATTTTGTCGAGAGCCTGATCAAGGTGCCCGGCACGTCCCAGAAGATCAACTAAACAACCATAATGCTCAATTCCTGGCTCTATTTTATACTCATCTCTCATAGAGTCAAAATACTCGAGTCCCTCCTTCCATAAACCAGCATGGCTGCAGGCTGATAAAAGACCAAGAAATGTAATCCCATTGGGTTCAATTTTCGCTCTCTGCATCTCTTGAAAGAGCTCAACTGCTTCGCGAGCTTTACCATTATTCGCCAGTCCGGCAATCACGGTACTCCAAGAAATCACATCCCTCTCCAACATCTGATCAAACAACTGCCAAGCTTGATCAATGCAACCGCATTTGACATACATTTCAATCAGGGCATTGCACACAGAGACCGACTGTAGCAGCCGCTTTTTATCCGAGTACCTGTGAATCCATTTCCCAACCTCAAGAGCTCCAAGCTGTGAGCATGCTGGCAAAACAGCAACAACACTGATCTCATCAGGCTCAATACCCAGCATTTGCATTCGTCGAAAAATCTCCAAAGCATCCCCATAACACCCGATTCGAGTGTACCCTGAAACCATTGCTGTCCAAGACACAATAGTCTTGTCAGGAATTTCCTCAAACACTGCTCCTGCCTTTCTCATCTGCCCCAACCTAACATACCCTGTAAGAAGACTATTCCAAGTAATCACATCTCTCTCAGTCATTTCCTCAAACACCTTATGTGCATCCCTCAAATGATCACACTTGGTATAAAAATCCACCAGTGCATTCTCAATCAGCAGATGCGACTCTGGCCCAATTTTACATACTTGACCATGAACTTGCCTCCCAAAATCTTCACTATATAGCGCTGCACAACATTTTATAACAAACGGGAATGTGAATTTGTCTGGAAAAATAGGGTTTCCAGATTCTGGGTTTCTCAGCATCTGCTTATACAAAGTTATCGCCAAACCATAGATATGATTATGCGTATAAGCTCGGATCATCGCATTGAACAGAAACACATTTGGCTCCACAACTTGTTTGAATAGCAAGCTAGCATAGTCTACATTCCCACTGTAGTCGCACACATCCACCATTTTTGTCACCAAGAAATTGCTCTGGGATAAGGAGTGCTTCACCATTTGAGCGTGAATTTTCTTCAACCCTGGCCCGGTTTTACAATTTAGCAACTTGGGCACGAAGGAGTTCTCCAATTCTCTGATAGTCAAGGCGGTGGTTGTGGCTGccattagggtttagggtcttGCAAAATGAATGAGAGGCAGAGATTGGCGAATCTCCTGCGGAACTGTTCTAAGAATTTGCTACTTCGTGAGGGATTGCAAGCTCATGGGTCAGTGATGAGAATGGGACTTGGGTTTGATTTGATGCTGAACAATGATCTTATAGATATGTATGGTAAGTGTGGTAGAATGGGGAGTGCACGTGAGGTGTTTGATAGAATGCCTGAGAGAAATGTGGTTTCCTGGACTGCTTTAATGTGTGGCTACTTAAACAGTGGCAATGCCAAAGGGTCATTATCTCTGTTCAGTGAAATGGGATTTTCGGGAGTTAAGCCGAATGAGTACACTTTCTCGACTAATCTCAAGGCGTCCGGGATCTTGGGGATTGCTGATAATGGAATGCAGATACACAGTATGTGCGTTAAGTCTGGTTATGAATGGGCTGCAGTGGTGAGCAATGCTATCCTTGACATGTATGTGAAATGTGGAAGAGTTAGTGAAGCGTCCAGGATGTTCAGTGTTATGCCGGCTAAGAATGTTATTACTTGGAACGCAATGATAGCTGGATGCACGGTTGAAGGAAATGGGGAGAAAGCGTTGGTATTGTTTAGGAAAATGCAAGAGCTGGGAGAAGTTCCGGATGAGTATACGATTACAAGCACACTCAAGGCTTGTAGTGGCCTTGGAGCAATTCGGCAAGGAAGCCAAATACATTCCTCCTTGATCACAAGGGGGTTTCTGTGTTCAGTTCGGACGATCATTGCAGGTGCTCTCGTTGATATGTATGTGAAGTGCAGGCACTTAACTGAAGCTCAGAGAGTGTTTGATCAAGTTGAACAGAAGAATCTAATATCTTGGAGTGCCCTGATTCTTGGTTATGCCCAAGAATGCAATTTAACACAGGCCCTGGAGTTATTTAGGCAGCTCAGAGCTAGTGTATGTCATCAAGTAGATGGGTTTGTTCTGTCGAGCCTTATGGGTGTGTTTGCTGATTTTGCTCTAGTAGAACAAGGTAGGCAAATGCATGCTTTCACCACTAAAATCCCATCTGGTTTAGACATATCGGTGTTTAACTCGATTCTGGATATGTATCTCAAGTGTGGTTTGACAGATGAAGCAGAAAGACTTTTTGATGAAACTCAGTTGAGAAATGTAATTTCTTGGACAATTATGATCACCGGGTTTGGAAAGCATGGTCTAGGGAAGAAAGCTGTGCATCTTTTCAACCAAATGCAATCGGCGGAAATAGAACCTGATGGAGTGACTTACTTGGCAGTGCTCTCTGCCTGCAGCCATTCTGGACTAATTCAAGAATGCCAAGAATACTTCTCAAGATTGTGTCATGACAAACGGATTAAGCAAACTGTAGAGCATTATGCTTGCATGGTTGATCTCCTTGGTCGAGCTGGAAGATTAAAAGAAGCTAAGAATCTGATCGACAGCATGCTGCTAAAACCAAATATTGGAATATGGCAGACATTGCTTAGTGCTTGTAGAGTACATGGAGAGGTGGAGATAGGGAGAGAAGTGGGGGAGATGCTTCTGAGATTGGATGGCGATAACCCGGTCAACTATGTGATGCTGTCAAACATCTACGCAGAGGCCGGCTACTGGAAGGAGTGTGAGAGAATAAGAAAACTGTTTAAGAGGAAGGGGTTAAAGAAAGATGCAGGGCGGAGTTGGGTAGAGATTGACAAGgaggtcttcttcttctacaatGGAGATAAGAGTCACCCACTTACAGAAAAGATTCATCAAGTATTGAAGGAAATGGAGAACAGAATAAAATCTGAGATCGGCTATGTTCATGGGGTGAGATTTGCACTGCATGACGTAGAGGAGGAGTCAAAAGAAGAGAGCTTGAGAGTTCATAGTGAAAAACTGGCAATCGGGTTGGCATTGGTATGTGGTGAGCTTGAGAAAGGGAATAGAACAATTCGGATCTTCAAGAACTTGAGGGTATGTGGTGATTGCCATGCCTTCATTAAAGGCTTGTCAAAGGTTTTGAAGGTGGTAATTCTTGTGAGAGATGCTAATAGGTTTCACAAGTTTGAGGACGGCGTGTGTTCTTGTGGAGATTATTGGTGATATCTAGCAATTTGTTGTGATACTGTCTTCACTTTTCATCTACTTTTCTGaactttttttccttcattctaatCGTGAAAATGAACACAAGAACAATACAATCTACCCTAACCATTGATTTAAAAATCTTCAtaatgttgaaggaatatcgatttagtgtgccttatcaaactaggagtagcaataggagagaaggttctagatttcccaatcctacacggattggtattccttgtaacattagaactagcactttgtaatccctatatatagggctcctattctcaataataagaacacatctctctcatcaatctctctcaaatacattatacttaaacacgttatcagcacgactctaaccacaaaacagaaaaaccaaaactcattcacaaagcagcccctagcccgagctagctgagccttcgctgcagcccgagcacccgtgtgcttgcaaccttgcacagcagcccctgctgccccctccctgcagccctgcgttccagcctgctgccaccgaagcatccctgctgcgcaaacaagccaacgcacacccactgcatctttttcccgttcctgtgcacatccgtcttcttgcaagcctcgaaacgtctagttcggaagctcagatcgaaaaactttcttcatcaaagttgttcgtatctgtctcttccatctaacctccgaatttcagccttatcggagtcatattgagatctgtacaccaatcgaggtacaacctgttcagaacagaatctgccgtatatctgctgcccctgcagcacaccCACCTCAGCAGCTCTTCTTTCTCCTGCTGCAACCTACTGCTACTGCAACATcactgcagcccctgctgccccacgcattcaacaccacatcacgcctgcatcaacacgcgcgtgatccaaaacccgaaatcaacaagtaagtatttaaGCAAGTAAGTATTTTAAGAATAAAGTTCATGCCTTCAGCATTTTAAatacttcttcttttctcggggacttgaaaacctcccttcttctacatcccacctttcttataacgtgggttcgattcttgaaaagcggaatcgtggggattcacgcaatttaacgaactaagagcgttcgtaagacttcggactaagagcgtccgtaagcatcgattaacgaccatataaacatcattgtttcggtctaatccaattattcttggaaatcgatttcttggtagcatagctcggaaatcttatttagttttcgtggaagcattgactccgaaactaacttgtttttgtttcatctttcaggatgtcaaacacaaacaaactcgattttgttccattggattatgcaggcaaaaggtacttaatttgggtcactgatgtcgagatccacctcattgcccgtgatttattgcatacaatccaagagctttgtcctatagaaacagctccagaccctcaaactgagaaagataattccaaggcacttgccttcatgaaacgtcacatggatagtgacctacagtttgagttcataaatgaggatagcgccataaagctttggcatgcgcttcgtgaacgatatggcaatgttcgtgactccatacttccgaatacagaagcagaatggaaacaTCTTCGCTTttctgaatttgacactgtcatgcaattttatgcgcaagctctcagcatcagagcaatgatgcgtctctgtggaaaaacaatcacagaagaccaattgattgagaaaaccctcaataccttccccgtctatgctatgaggtcctctgacttattccggactcatgtaaatgcaaggcggatcacaagttttcaacagcttattgaagctatggtcattactgaaagacatggcaatgaacttgtgaaaagaagatttgataggcttcaagatagctatcaagagcatcgtcctatggctagagaaagtcgccatcgacgtcatgatccatacgatcgaaatgctcaagaaggtaatcgctcaaggcgacaatcccacgaccgtaggaggcgtgattttgagggaaatagggttggaaaccatggagccaacgttggccatgggcaccactttccaacgccaccagtcctagggactatgcatattgcgccaatgcgcctcaatcaagggagaatcctatttatggtgtctatttctgatatggaacgtctgatcaatggacctgaatttgcaatgtacctacgaaggtagtcgcatcatggtgatcaagacttcgagttcacaaagactttaaatctggcgatgaagacaaaataccgcagatttttatttatagtcttttatttttccaagaattatgtcatggcaattatgccttatatcaataaaatgacttattgtattaactctttccctctaggcgtactcaagagtacttgtgatgtctaggcaaggtttgatctgagagaacggttttaaaagtgagcaacgctccaccaaaatctcgccttaccttacctggtcacaactaaattgaaattgccgaacggatagagtgactacgatttgtctacgatttgatttttatattggattagattatggtcacgaaactttggtgtcatcattggatattattaataaagtatcgatttattttatctcatgtcgtagacatgtttttcgaactttattattttaaagatataagagccaatggttttcatgcggaaacgcattgtgagaatggacaagagttcctttgcatcacctctaatgactacggaaataaacgagtattagagaaacttatgtgtcgctctagtgggttgtatgcaaccactattcgagtcattgaatccaaccatgtcatgagagatgatttatgggattccgacacgtataggctttggcacgaccgtttgggacacccaggtcgtgacatgatgatccgtatattaaagacttcacacggacatccctttttcagaacgaaaggaagtaaaactcgaaatttggatcaaggaggagcacctgcgcctcacggcgcctttccccctcaagtccggccatccccggtcggcgccgccatccccctgcggcccaagggtggctttgacgccacccctgctcccttgactcccatttttacttctaaggtccattgtgatttcatggctcaaccaaaatcctcattggttgtttccaaagcccatcattcgttctgcaaagcctgctctttagcaaagttaggatcgagaccatcctatgcaaaggacaccaaagaaaatataccattcttgcaaagaatccaaggtgatatttgtggacctattcaaccaccatgcggaccatttagatattttatggtgttggttgatgcatcgacacgctagtcacatgtcatgctattgttcacaaggaacgctgcatttgctaaactcctagcacaaataattaagttacgggctcaccaccctgatcatcccattaagtctataagattagacaatgctggggagtttacatcaaagacttttgatgattattgcatgtccattgggattgatgttgaacatcctgttcctcatgttcatacccaaaatggtctcgcagaagccaccattaaacgactacaaatggttgctcgagcattggtgatgcgcaccaatctccctatttctgcttggggctatgcaatattgcatgcagctgtgcttattcgtctgaggcccactgccactcaacccttctctgcgtcccagatggttactgggtatgagcctgatgtctcacacttacgcatatttgggtgtgcagtctatgtgcctattgcgccgccacagcgcaccaaaatgggtcctcaaagacgattaggcctttatgttggatatgattctccaacgattatccgctacatagaacccttgacaggcgatctctttaccgctagatttgcggattgtcacttcgatgagacagtcttcccgtcgttagggggagataagaacatcaatgttcaacaggaacgacaggaattgtcgtggtctgtccccactctgtctcatcttgatccccgaaccgcacagtcagaaattgaagtgcggagaattcttgatcttcagaacgtagcagattcgatgcctgatgcgttttctgatatcgctaaagtgacgagatcacacatacctgctgcaaacgtgcctgcaaggattgatgtccctaaaagtagaggacatgacgccaactcaagaatgcatgagcatggcgccaacgtcccatctctcaatgatggtgacgttgtggctaggcccacggctcccgccaagaagcgcgggaggcccataggttcgatggattctcgcccaagaaagaaagcgagttcggcacaaaataatccattaatcatcgatgtaaataatccatctcatgagaatattccggattatggttatgtccaagagacatcattgggggacgctccaatgtcagaaccaactccagagaatagagagatctccataaattacactagtgtacatgagatgatggatagaaattctatggcgattgatgatgcatttgcatatcatattgcaaaaggaattatagaatatgatgatatcgaacctcgctctgttgaagaatgtcaacaaagagcggattggcctaaatggaaagatgcaatccaggttgaattggattcactaacaaagagacaggtatttgggcctgtaacgcagacacccccaagtgtaaagcctgttggccataaatgggtctttgttagaaagcgtaatgagaaaaacgaggttgttagatacaaagcccgccttgtggcgcaaggtttctcacaacgccctggaattgactacgaggagacatattctcccgtaatggacgttataacgttccgctacctcgtcagtttggtagtttccgaaaaacttgacatgcagcttatggatgtggttacagcatatctctatggggatctagattcagagatatatatgaaggttccagatggacttcaattacccaaatcaagtggctctaaaccacggagcgcgttttcaataagattaaaacgctcactatatggattaaaacaatctggacggatgtggtataaccgtctaagtgactacttgattgggaagggatatattaacaatgaaatatgcccatgcgtgttcattaaaagaacaagttccggatttgcaatcgtagcagtttatgtcgatgacatgaaactaattggaactctagatgagttgaaggaaactgctaaatacttgaaatccgaatttgagatgaaagatcttgggaaaacacggttttgtctcggtttagaactcgagtaccgtagtgatggaatcttgatccatcagtctgcatatactcagaaaatcctaaggcgctttaatgaagataaagcaaagcctacgagtactcccatgatcggccgtagtcttgagcccggaaaagatccgtttcgtccaagggatgaggacgaagaaccattagaggccgaggtgccctatttgagtgcaataggcgcattattgtacttagctcaatgcacaagaccggatatctcattcgcagtgaacttgttagctcgacatagctctgcgccaacacgccgccattggattggtataaagacaatctttcgatacctaagaggtacgattgatatgggcatattctatccctacagaaagaaaaggaatgacggaaaattgggattggaccccaaaaggcgaaacgcccccgtccatggaatggccgccggccatgttgccgccgccggcgccgccaccgctcatggtggccggcgttctcctatctccctccatcaaaacgacaatgatgtcttgatgggttttgctgatgcagggtacctctctgaccctcacaaaggtcgctcccaaactggttatgtctttaccatgggaagcactgcgatatcttggaggtctacaaaacagacccttgttgctacttcctcaaatcatgcaaagattattgctctacatgaagctgtacgtgaatgtgtatgactaaggtctgtaattcgacacatttaaggaagttgtggtttgaagtctaccacagatgaacctacatgcatttatgaggataatgcagcttgtattgaacaaatgaaattaggtttcaccaagggcaacaacaccaagcatatatcgcctaagttcttttataatcagcaacaacaatcacttctaaagattgaagtgaatcaaatccgatcagaggataatgtagcggacttattcactaagtcgttacctaaatccaccttcgagaaacatgtgaagagcatcggattgagaaagttatccgaactcccacgattatagcaatcagggggagatatcgacatcagggggagttatgatgtctacatgttcgatctcgaagagtgaaggacgtgttgtgctctttttgtccttcgaccagggttatttttatcccacagggttttttgttacctggcaaggtttttaacgaggcaacggatgaagcgtcaccaccaagtttgaagcggcacaagggggagtgttgaaggaatatcgatttagtgtgccttatcaaactaggagtagcaataggagagaaggttctagatttcccaatcctacacggattggtattccttgtaacattagaactagcactttgtaatccctatatatagggctcctattctcaataataagaacacatctctctcatcaatctctctcaaatacattatacttaaacacatAAGATATCATTTTAATATCCTCATAAAATGAACACAAGAACATTACAACATTATCTAACCCATTCGTTGTATCATTCAACTTACGAAGAAACCACATTTTCGGTTTCCCTCAActatttattcaaaaaagaacagaaaaaaaaagcatCACAAATAGAGCAAGTGAAAAGATTTGGTGGCGAATATTTCATTTCATTCACTATAATGCGGAGGGCAAAATCTCAACATTTAGATCTCTGTACATGTACAAGTGAAGCACAACTTGCTCGTTGTCCGAACTCTCTCTGGTCTGTTTACCAGAATATTAGCATGGTGAACCAAACTCAGATCATGCTGCAACTCTCTAATTAAATTTGATTATGTGGTTCCTCAGGTTGTTATCTTGAAAAAGGGATGAGCAAGGGCCTGTCGAGCCGTGAGACGCTCAGATGGATCATATTTCAACAGCCCGTACAACAAATCAGTGAGGAACGAACTGGATTTGGAGGACCCTACACGTCGTGATACCATATCCTGAATACAAACAGCAACATCAGTAATGCGTCACATATCAAACAAGAAATCAGGGTATTTTACAAGCTACAATAGTAGCAAATAGTTTCTGAAACCAACAAGACAAAGTGTACCTTCAAAC
Coding sequences:
- the LOC112169006 gene encoding uncharacterized protein LOC112169006; this translates as MATNSREARRRRILERGSDRLALITGRIQTLPSSSSSPDPQTQFEDTTTNPSSPPPTSDVQDQIAELPSEIEENESDSTLPRSQSDTNTEALRAIDTQVQQLLSSLTAQNAPPPPSQNQRRPLFTASGVSSAIAETERTRLLFSVAVAMLVVLVHLGFPLMGTSNIVKTLLGFRPLYLVLLTNVTFVLARILGKQRASERPGEIRTSAEGIEWVAQLGRAVEIGLVAQKVLDALFMDCAVYAIIVVCGLSSA
- the LOC112169002 gene encoding pentatricopeptide repeat-containing protein At2g20540 codes for the protein MAATTTALTIRELENSFVPKLLNCKTGPGLKKIHAQMVKHSLSQSNFLVTKMVDVCDYSGNVDYASLLFKQVVEPNVFLFNAMIRAYTHNHIYGLAITLYKQMLRNPESGNPIFPDKFTFPFVIKCCAALYSEDFGRQVHGQVCKIGPESHLLIENALVDFYTKCDHLRDAHKVFEEMTERDVITWNSLLTGYVRLGQMRKAGAVFEEIPDKTIVSWTAMVSGYTRIGCYGDALEIFRRMQMLGIEPDEISVVAVLPACSQLGALEVGKWIHRYSDKKRLLQSVSVCNALIEMYVKCGCIDQAWQLFDQMLERDVISWSTVIAGLANNGKAREAVELFQEMQRAKIEPNGITFLGLLSACSHAGLWKEGLEYFDSMRDEYKIEPGIEHYGCLVDLLGRAGHLDQALDKIKQMPMKPDSKIWGSLLSSCRTYCNLEIALVAMEQLQELEPDDAGNYVLLSNIYADLGRWEDVSRMRKLIRSKSMKKTPGCSLIEVNNAVLEFVSGDDTKPFAKDIFSMLELLVSHQSIPDDNIEAVSEDCC
- the LOC112169001 gene encoding putative pentatricopeptide repeat-containing protein At3g15130 yields the protein MNERQRLANLLRNCSKNLLLREGLQAHGSVMRMGLGFDLMLNNDLIDMYGKCGRMGSAREVFDRMPERNVVSWTALMCGYLNSGNAKGSLSLFSEMGFSGVKPNEYTFSTNLKASGILGIADNGMQIHSMCVKSGYEWAAVVSNAILDMYVKCGRVSEASRMFSVMPAKNVITWNAMIAGCTVEGNGEKALVLFRKMQELGEVPDEYTITSTLKACSGLGAIRQGSQIHSSLITRGFLCSVRTIIAGALVDMYVKCRHLTEAQRVFDQVEQKNLISWSALILGYAQECNLTQALELFRQLRASVCHQVDGFVLSSLMGVFADFALVEQGRQMHAFTTKIPSGLDISVFNSILDMYLKCGLTDEAERLFDETQLRNVISWTIMITGFGKHGLGKKAVHLFNQMQSAEIEPDGVTYLAVLSACSHSGLIQECQEYFSRLCHDKRIKQTVEHYACMVDLLGRAGRLKEAKNLIDSMLLKPNIGIWQTLLSACRVHGEVEIGREVGEMLLRLDGDNPVNYVMLSNIYAEAGYWKECERIRKLFKRKGLKKDAGRSWVEIDKEVFFFYNGDKSHPLTEKIHQVLKEMENRIKSEIGYVHGVRFALHDVEEESKEESLRVHSEKLAIGLALVCGELEKGNRTIRIFKNLRVCGDCHAFIKGLSKVLKVVILVRDANRFHKFEDGVCSCGDYW